A stretch of the Engraulis encrasicolus isolate BLACKSEA-1 chromosome 19, IST_EnEncr_1.0, whole genome shotgun sequence genome encodes the following:
- the si:dkey-190l8.2 gene encoding si:dkey-190l8.2 → MHPLTARCHPMGTLQRSVSWKLSLIIFFTAFLFFLDVFSTHPGLCITEKDLGLGYSNPKDHENMSLSFWTTHPSSEVNKNSTCRGIDVMAYGQTMFMIGLLIGSAFAGVLSDRYGKRILLLGCCCVQATMPLATALLPYSVLYLVARCVTGITCCGIHMCSFSLGVEWSHPKNRVWPPALLTFSFSVGMMCLAAVAYASPGWTQFHLALAFPQIICLPLYFSIPESPRWLLLNQRTDLINVYRSRSPEDKLCFDQLLDSLEIELQKTNVETNQNEKISHWAHFKSPTIIIRMLVMGFIGLASALTYYSISFSVGHFGVNIYLAQFFSGFSEAPALLLPLLLSRAGRRPFTMASLLISGITSLMSLLVSTFYDLPALVMTLALTAKLCMQSTSCVSVLYGIELFPTVIRQKCCGVVSMCHRIGSIVNALVAPGGQIPLPAMICYSSGPFLGAVLCLLLPETSGIPLPDTVLDCEKQPRLQCLPCSRWCPPVEIPETKDPEVKEKVALEANFINGAVSKDNP, encoded by the exons ATGCACCCTCTTACAGCCCGCTGTCATCCCATGGGGACATTACAAAGGAGCGTTTCCTGGAAATTGAGCTTGATCATATTTTTCACTGCATTCCTTTTTTTCTTGGACGTCTTTTCGACCCACCCCGGCTTGTGCATTACAGAGAAAGACTTGGGCTTGGGGTATTCCAACCCGAAAGATCATGAAAACATGTCATTAAGTTTCTGGACAACTCACCCAAGCAGTGAGGTTAACAAG AATTCAACTTGCAGGGGCATCGACGTAATGGCCTATGGACAAACCATGTTTATGATAGGATTACTGATCGGATCAGCATTTGCAGGGGTACTTTCTGACAG ATATGGTAAACGAATCCTTCTCCTGGGTTGCTGCTGTGTGCAGGCGACTATGCCGCTGGCGACAGCCCTTCTACCGTACTCTGTCCTGTACCTGGTCGCACGGTGCGTCACGGGGATTACCTGTTGCGGCATTCACATGTGCAGCTTTAGTTTGG GTGTAGAATGGAGTCACCCAAAGAATCGAGTTTGGCCCCCTGCGCTTCTGACATTCAGCTTCAGCGTGGGGATGATGTGCCTGGCAGCAGTTGCATATGCCTCACCGGGATGGACTCAGTTTCACCTCGCCCTGGCTTTCCCTCAAATCATCTGCCTTCCACTTTACTT TTCCATACCGGAGTCCCCGAGGTGGCTGCTACTGAACCAAAGAACAGATCTAATAAACGTGTATCGTTCAAGAAGTCCTGAGGACAAGCTCTGCTTTGACCAG CTTCTAGATTCCTTGGAGATTGAGCTTCAAAAAACCAATGTAGAGACTAACCAGAATGAGAAGATCTCCCACTGGGCTCACTTCAAATCACCCACCATCATTATCCGAATGTTGGTCATGGGTTTTATTGG GCTAGCCTCTGCATTGACCTACTACAGCATCTCCTTCAGCGTGGGCCACTTTGGGGTGAACATCTACCTTGCCCAGTTCTTCTCGGGGTTCTCCGAGGCGCCCGCTCTGCTCCTGCCCCTGCTGCTGTCCCGTGCAGGCCGCAGACCGTTCACCATGGCCTCCCTCCTGATCAGTGGCATCACCAGCCTCATGTCCCTTCTGGTCTCCACCTTCTACG ACCTGCCTGCTTTGGTTATGACCCTGGCCCTCACAGCAAAGCTGTGCATGCAGTCCACATCCTGTGTTTCTGTGCTGTATGGCATAGAGCTCTTCCCTACAGTCATAAG ACAGAAGTGCTGTGGGGTGGTGAGCATGTGCCACCGCATCGGTAGTATCGTGAACGCGCTGGTGGCCCCTGGGGGACAGATACCACTGCCAGCCATGATCTGCTACAGCAGTGGGCCGTTCCTGGGGGCGGTGCTGTGTCTCTTGCTACCCGAGACCAGTGGCATCCCTCTGCCCGACACTGTGCTGGACTGTGAGAAGCAACCCCGTCTTCAGTGCCTCCCatgctccag GTGGTGTCCTCCTGTTGAAATCCCAGAGACCAAAGATCCAGAAGTGAAGGAGAAAGTGGCTCTGGAGGCGAACTTTATAAATGGCGCCGTGTCCAAGGAcaacccttaa